From Budorcas taxicolor isolate Tak-1 chromosome 19, Takin1.1, whole genome shotgun sequence, the proteins below share one genomic window:
- the PIP4K2B gene encoding phosphatidylinositol 5-phosphate 4-kinase type-2 beta isoform X2, with protein MDTSLSIAQINELSNVPVPVMLMPDDFKAYSKIKVDNHLFNKENLPSRFKFKEYCPMVFRNLRERFGIDDQDYQNSVTRSAPINSDSQGRCGTRFLTTYDRRFVIKTVSSEDVAEMHNILKKYHQFIVECHGNTLLPQFLGMYRLTVDGVETYMVVTRNVFSHRLTVHRKYDLKGSTVAREASDKEKAKDLPTFKDNDFLNEGQKLHVGEESKKNFLEKLKRDVEFLAQLKIMDYSLLVGIHDVDRAEQEEMEVEERAEDEECENDGMGGSLLCSYGTPPDSPGNLLSFPRFFGPGEFDPSVDVYAMKSHESAPKKEVYFMAIIDILTPYDAKKKAAHAAKTVKHGAGAEISTVNPEQYSKRFNEFMSNILT; from the exons ATGGATACATCTTTATCTATAGCACAG ATCAATGAGCTGAGCAATGTCCCTGTCCCTGTCATGCTAATGCCAGATGACTTCAAAGCCTACAGCAAGATCAAGGTGGACAATCATCTCTTCAATAA AGAGAACCTCCCCAGCCGCTTCAAGTTTAAGGAGTACTGCCCCATGGTGTTCCGGAATCTCCGGGAGAGGTTTGGGATTGACGATCAGGATTACCAG AATTCAGTGACACGCAGCGCCCCCATCAACAGTGACAGCCAGGGCCGGTGTGGCACACGTTTCCTCACTACCTACGACCGGCGCTTTGTGATCAAGACTGTCTCAAGCGAGGATGTGGCTGAAATGCACAACATCTTAAAGAAGTACCACCAG tTCATAGTGGAATGTCACGGCAATACCCTTTTGCCACAGTTCCTGGGCATGTACCGACTGACTGTGGATGGTGTGGAAACCTACATGGTGGTCACCAGGAACGTTTTCAGCCATCGGCTCACTGTACATCGCAAGTACGACCTCAAG GGTTCTACTGTTGCCAGAGAAGCGAGTGACAAGGAGAAG GCCAAGGACTTGCCAACCTTCAAAGACAATGACTTCCTCAACGAAGGGCAGAAGCTGCATGTAGgagaagagagtaaaaagaaCTTCTTGGAAAAACTGAAACGGGATGTAGAG TTCCTGGCCCAGCTGAAgatcatggactacagcctgctggTGGGCATCCACGATGTGGACCGGGCAgagcaggaggagatggaggtggaggagCGGGCCGAGGACGAGGAGTGTGAGAACGACGGGATGGGCGGCAGCCTGCTCTGCTCCTACGGCACGCCTCCAGATAGCCCGGGCAACCTCCTCAGCTTTCCCCGGTTCTTTGGACCTGGGGAATTTGACCCCTCTGTTGACGTCTATGCCATGAAGAGCCATGAAA GTGCCCCCAAGAAGGAGGTGTACTTCATGGCCATCATTGACATCCTCACGCCATATGACGCTAAGAAGAAAGCTGCACACGCTGCCAAAACAGTGAAACATGGG GCGGGGGCCGAGATCTCTACTGTGAACCCTGAGCAGTACTCCAAGCGCTTCAACGAGTTCATGTCCAACATCCTGACGTAG
- the PIP4K2B gene encoding phosphatidylinositol 5-phosphate 4-kinase type-2 beta isoform X1, with protein sequence MSSNCTSTTAVAVAPLSASKTKTKKKHFVCQKVKLFRASEPILSVLMWGVNHTINELSNVPVPVMLMPDDFKAYSKIKVDNHLFNKENLPSRFKFKEYCPMVFRNLRERFGIDDQDYQNSVTRSAPINSDSQGRCGTRFLTTYDRRFVIKTVSSEDVAEMHNILKKYHQFIVECHGNTLLPQFLGMYRLTVDGVETYMVVTRNVFSHRLTVHRKYDLKGSTVAREASDKEKAKDLPTFKDNDFLNEGQKLHVGEESKKNFLEKLKRDVEFLAQLKIMDYSLLVGIHDVDRAEQEEMEVEERAEDEECENDGMGGSLLCSYGTPPDSPGNLLSFPRFFGPGEFDPSVDVYAMKSHESAPKKEVYFMAIIDILTPYDAKKKAAHAAKTVKHGAGAEISTVNPEQYSKRFNEFMSNILT encoded by the exons ATGTCGTCCAACTGCACCAGCACCACGGCGGTGGCGGTGGCGCCACTCAGCGCCAGCAAGACCAAGACGAAGAAGAAGCATTTCGTGTGCCAGAAAGTGAAGCTATTCCGGGCCAGCGAGCCGATCCTCAGCGTCCTGATGTGGGGGGTGAACCACACG ATCAATGAGCTGAGCAATGTCCCTGTCCCTGTCATGCTAATGCCAGATGACTTCAAAGCCTACAGCAAGATCAAGGTGGACAATCATCTCTTCAATAA AGAGAACCTCCCCAGCCGCTTCAAGTTTAAGGAGTACTGCCCCATGGTGTTCCGGAATCTCCGGGAGAGGTTTGGGATTGACGATCAGGATTACCAG AATTCAGTGACACGCAGCGCCCCCATCAACAGTGACAGCCAGGGCCGGTGTGGCACACGTTTCCTCACTACCTACGACCGGCGCTTTGTGATCAAGACTGTCTCAAGCGAGGATGTGGCTGAAATGCACAACATCTTAAAGAAGTACCACCAG tTCATAGTGGAATGTCACGGCAATACCCTTTTGCCACAGTTCCTGGGCATGTACCGACTGACTGTGGATGGTGTGGAAACCTACATGGTGGTCACCAGGAACGTTTTCAGCCATCGGCTCACTGTACATCGCAAGTACGACCTCAAG GGTTCTACTGTTGCCAGAGAAGCGAGTGACAAGGAGAAG GCCAAGGACTTGCCAACCTTCAAAGACAATGACTTCCTCAACGAAGGGCAGAAGCTGCATGTAGgagaagagagtaaaaagaaCTTCTTGGAAAAACTGAAACGGGATGTAGAG TTCCTGGCCCAGCTGAAgatcatggactacagcctgctggTGGGCATCCACGATGTGGACCGGGCAgagcaggaggagatggaggtggaggagCGGGCCGAGGACGAGGAGTGTGAGAACGACGGGATGGGCGGCAGCCTGCTCTGCTCCTACGGCACGCCTCCAGATAGCCCGGGCAACCTCCTCAGCTTTCCCCGGTTCTTTGGACCTGGGGAATTTGACCCCTCTGTTGACGTCTATGCCATGAAGAGCCATGAAA GTGCCCCCAAGAAGGAGGTGTACTTCATGGCCATCATTGACATCCTCACGCCATATGACGCTAAGAAGAAAGCTGCACACGCTGCCAAAACAGTGAAACATGGG GCGGGGGCCGAGATCTCTACTGTGAACCCTGAGCAGTACTCCAAGCGCTTCAACGAGTTCATGTCCAACATCCTGACGTAG